The following proteins are co-located in the Massilia litorea genome:
- the gabD gene encoding NADP-dependent succinate-semialdehyde dehydrogenase — MLTLKDPALLRQQAYIDGQWCDANEAATVDVINPATGEKLGTVPHMGAQETRRAIDAAAAAWPAWRKKTARERSLVLRRWSDLMLENADDLALLMTAEQGKPLAEAKGEVAYAASFFEWFGEEAKRVAGETLQSPWPDRRIVVTKEPIGVCAAITPWNFPAAMITRKVGPALAAGCPIVLKPAELTPYSALALAVLAERAGVPKGVFSVVIGDSKAIGGEMTSNPLVRKLSFTGSTAVGRLLMEQCAPTIKKISLELGGNASFIVFDDADIDAAVEGAIASKYRNAGQTCVCANRIYVQDGVYEEFAQKLVAAVGKLKVGNGVEAGVNQGPLIEEKAVVKVEQHIADALSKGARLLLGGKRHELGHSFFQPTVLADVTSNMALAREETFGPLAPLFRFSTEDEVIAMANDTEFGLASYFYSRDIGRVWRVAEQIETGMVGVNTGLISTEVAPFGGVKQSGLGREGSVHGMDDYLVMKYICMGGV, encoded by the coding sequence ATGCTGACTCTGAAAGACCCGGCGCTCTTGCGCCAGCAAGCCTATATCGACGGACAATGGTGCGACGCCAATGAAGCCGCCACGGTCGACGTGATCAATCCGGCGACCGGAGAAAAACTGGGCACGGTGCCGCACATGGGCGCGCAGGAAACCCGGCGCGCGATCGACGCCGCCGCAGCTGCCTGGCCTGCCTGGCGCAAGAAGACCGCGCGCGAGCGCAGCCTGGTGCTGCGCAGGTGGAGTGATTTGATGCTGGAGAATGCCGACGACCTGGCGCTCCTGATGACGGCCGAGCAGGGCAAACCGCTGGCCGAGGCAAAGGGAGAAGTCGCGTATGCCGCCTCCTTCTTCGAATGGTTCGGGGAAGAAGCGAAACGTGTCGCCGGTGAAACCCTGCAATCGCCCTGGCCCGACCGCCGCATCGTGGTGACGAAAGAGCCGATCGGCGTCTGCGCAGCGATTACCCCGTGGAATTTCCCGGCCGCGATGATCACCCGCAAGGTTGGCCCGGCACTGGCCGCCGGCTGTCCGATCGTCTTGAAACCCGCGGAGCTGACGCCGTATTCCGCGCTCGCGCTTGCCGTATTGGCCGAGCGCGCCGGGGTCCCGAAAGGCGTGTTCAGCGTCGTGATCGGCGACTCGAAAGCGATCGGCGGCGAAATGACGAGCAATCCACTAGTTCGCAAGCTCAGCTTCACGGGTTCGACCGCCGTCGGCCGCCTGCTGATGGAACAATGCGCGCCGACGATCAAGAAGATTTCGCTGGAACTGGGCGGGAATGCCTCCTTCATCGTGTTCGACGACGCCGACATCGACGCCGCCGTCGAAGGGGCGATCGCCTCCAAATACCGGAATGCCGGCCAGACCTGCGTCTGCGCCAACCGGATTTATGTGCAGGACGGCGTCTACGAGGAATTCGCGCAGAAACTGGTCGCGGCCGTCGGCAAGCTGAAGGTGGGCAACGGCGTCGAGGCCGGCGTCAACCAGGGGCCGCTGATCGAAGAAAAAGCCGTCGTGAAAGTCGAGCAGCACATCGCCGATGCCCTGTCGAAAGGCGCGCGCCTGCTACTGGGCGGCAAGCGCCACGAACTCGGTCACAGCTTCTTCCAGCCGACCGTGCTGGCCGACGTCACCTCGAACATGGCGCTAGCGCGCGAAGAAACCTTCGGGCCGCTGGCGCCCCTGTTCCGTTTCAGCACTGAAGACGAAGTGATCGCGATGGCGAACGACACCGAGTTCGGCCTCGCTTCGTATTTCTATTCGCGCGACATCGGCCGCGTCTGGCGCGTGGCCGAGCAGATCGAGACCGGCATGGTCGGCGTCAATACCGGCTTGATCTCGACCGAAGTCGCGCCCTTCGGCGGCGTCAAGCAGTCGGGCCTGGGACGCGAGGGTTCGGTCCATGGCATGGACGACTACCTGGTGATGAAATATATCTGCATGGGCGGCGTCTGA
- the uraH gene encoding hydroxyisourate hydrolase: MHTTIRRSFLAAALLSSCLHALAADNPLSVHILDLQSGQPTPGVAVTLEQQDKGEWRALGSAVTDAQGRVRALYPAGKALASGAYRIVFKTGEHYARLRQPTFFEQIPIEFKVADTTQHYHIPLLLSPYGYSTYRGN; encoded by the coding sequence ATGCACACCACCATTCGCCGTTCGTTCCTCGCCGCCGCGCTGCTGAGCTCCTGCCTGCACGCCCTTGCCGCCGACAACCCGCTCAGCGTCCACATCCTCGACCTGCAAAGCGGCCAGCCGACCCCGGGCGTGGCAGTCACGCTCGAGCAGCAGGACAAGGGCGAGTGGCGCGCCCTCGGCAGCGCCGTCACCGACGCGCAAGGCCGCGTGCGTGCGCTCTACCCGGCCGGCAAGGCGCTGGCAAGCGGCGCCTACCGTATCGTGTTCAAGACCGGCGAACACTATGCACGCCTGCGCCAGCCGACCTTTTTCGAGCAGATCCCGATCGAATTCAAGGTGGCAGATACGACCCAGCACTATCACATCCCCCTGCTGCTGAGCCCTTACGGCTACTCGACCTACCGGGGGAATTGA
- a CDS encoding GlcG/HbpS family heme-binding protein, translated as MIKPALALGAALLANTAAAGLPQLPDLSLDAANRVAAAAIAACRAQGRTVVVSVVDRGGNLVAVQRGDGVGPHNTEASRRKAYTALSTRNATLDLARNAALDPDARNLANLPELLLLGGGVPLRSDGAVVGAIGVAGGGGAVNDHACAVAALAAVPAFERPRAP; from the coding sequence ATGATCAAGCCTGCCCTGGCGCTGGGCGCCGCCTTGCTGGCCAATACGGCCGCGGCCGGCCTGCCGCAACTGCCCGACTTGTCGCTCGATGCGGCCAACCGTGTCGCCGCCGCGGCGATTGCCGCCTGCCGCGCGCAGGGCCGGACCGTCGTTGTGTCCGTCGTCGACCGCGGCGGCAACCTGGTCGCCGTGCAGCGCGGCGACGGTGTCGGCCCGCACAATACGGAGGCCAGCAGGCGCAAGGCCTATACCGCGCTGTCGACCAGGAACGCCACGCTCGACCTGGCCCGCAATGCCGCCCTTGATCCCGACGCGCGCAACCTGGCGAACCTCCCCGAGCTGCTGCTGCTCGGCGGCGGCGTTCCGCTGCGCAGCGATGGCGCCGTCGTCGGCGCCATCGGCGTGGCCGGCGGCGGCGGCGCCGTCAACGACCATGCCTGCGCCGTCGCGGCCCTGGCCGCCGTGCCCGCATTCGAGCGCCCGCGCGCTCCCTGA
- a CDS encoding heavy metal response regulator transcription factor encodes MHILIIEDEPKTGDYLQRGLRESGFTASLARNGRDGLHLANEEEVDLVVLDVMLPRMDGWEVLAALRAHEATARLPVLFLTARDEVRDRVKGLELGADDYLVKPFAFVELVARIRTLLRRAPLREDDLLCIGDMEIDVVARKVLRQGQPVLLTAQEFNLLHLLARRQGQVLSRSLIASAVWDINFDSDTNVIDAAVRRLRRKLDDPFDLKLIHTRRGMGYVCEAEPQT; translated from the coding sequence ATGCACATCCTCATCATCGAAGACGAGCCCAAGACCGGCGACTACCTGCAGCGCGGCCTGCGCGAGTCGGGTTTCACGGCCAGCCTTGCGCGCAACGGGCGCGACGGCCTGCATCTGGCCAATGAGGAAGAGGTCGATCTCGTCGTGCTCGACGTCATGCTGCCGCGCATGGACGGGTGGGAAGTGCTGGCGGCCTTGCGTGCGCATGAGGCAACGGCGCGGCTGCCGGTCTTGTTCCTGACGGCGCGCGACGAGGTGCGGGACCGTGTCAAAGGGCTGGAACTGGGCGCCGACGACTATCTGGTGAAACCCTTCGCTTTCGTCGAGCTGGTGGCGCGCATCCGCACCCTGCTGCGGCGTGCGCCGCTGCGCGAGGACGATCTGCTGTGTATCGGCGACATGGAGATCGACGTTGTCGCACGCAAGGTCCTGCGCCAGGGTCAACCAGTGCTGCTGACCGCCCAGGAATTCAACTTGCTCCATTTGCTGGCGCGGCGCCAGGGCCAGGTGCTGTCGCGTTCCCTGATCGCCTCGGCCGTGTGGGACATCAACTTCGACAGCGACACCAACGTCATCGACGCCGCCGTGCGGCGCCTGCGCCGCAAGCTCGACGATCCCTTCGATCTGAAACTGATCCATACCCGGCGCGGCATGGGCTATGTCTGCGAAGCGGAGCCGCAAACATGA
- a CDS encoding heavy metal sensor histidine kinase gives MKGSLTLRVTLAFVLIVAASAAGLGLYLYHAFVGEIARRDDIALLGKLRQVQQLLGSPGAQSLLRERPQYFRDTMSGQENSLVRILDADGQVLLDINSPGERYPQPPAADGAGYPPILAWTSRAGAPGQVVSGTARLGGQQPVRITVARVYADRTAMFARYRRQIVLACALAALLAGLLAAFLLVRGLRPLRAIAAHAALVRPGRLDSQLESANAPRELRPLIDALNAMLVRLHDGYTRLSGFSADLAHEFRTPVNNLLGQTQVALAQRRSPDHYEDLLASNVEELERLSRMVDSMLFLARAQQEDVVPVRENLAVEDEYARMVEFFEGMAEERGIVLDCAGSGTVRADPQLLRRALANLLSNAIRHACPGSTVTLAAATVAGATELSVTNRGDPIAAHDLPHLFERFYRADASRSAGAGSTGLGLSIVSAIMTLHGGRAEVRPGPGLTRFVLLFP, from the coding sequence ATGAAGGGTTCGCTGACCCTGCGCGTCACGCTTGCCTTTGTCCTGATCGTGGCGGCCAGCGCGGCGGGGCTGGGCCTCTACCTGTACCACGCCTTCGTTGGCGAAATCGCGCGCCGCGACGACATCGCCCTGCTCGGCAAGCTGCGCCAGGTCCAGCAGCTGCTCGGCAGCCCGGGCGCCCAGTCCTTGTTGCGCGAGCGTCCGCAATATTTTCGGGACACGATGAGCGGGCAGGAAAATTCGCTGGTGCGCATCCTCGATGCCGACGGACAGGTGCTGCTCGACATCAATTCGCCGGGCGAACGCTATCCGCAGCCGCCCGCCGCTGATGGGGCGGGATACCCGCCGATCCTGGCCTGGACCAGCCGCGCCGGCGCGCCGGGCCAGGTCGTCTCCGGCACGGCGCGCCTGGGCGGACAGCAGCCGGTACGGATTACGGTGGCGCGGGTGTATGCCGACCGCACTGCCATGTTCGCGCGCTACCGCCGCCAGATCGTGCTGGCCTGCGCCCTCGCGGCGCTGCTGGCGGGCCTGCTGGCGGCCTTCCTGCTGGTACGCGGTTTGCGGCCCCTGCGTGCGATCGCCGCCCATGCAGCCCTGGTGCGGCCGGGCCGGCTCGACAGCCAGCTCGAGAGCGCGAACGCGCCGCGTGAACTGCGGCCCCTGATCGACGCCCTGAACGCCATGCTGGTCCGTCTGCACGACGGCTACACCCGCCTGTCAGGTTTTTCCGCCGACCTGGCGCACGAGTTCCGCACCCCGGTCAACAACCTGCTGGGGCAGACCCAGGTGGCGCTGGCGCAGCGGCGCAGCCCGGACCACTACGAGGACCTGCTGGCCTCGAACGTGGAAGAGCTGGAACGCCTGTCGCGCATGGTCGACAGCATGCTGTTCCTGGCGCGCGCCCAACAGGAAGACGTGGTGCCGGTGCGCGAGAACCTGGCAGTCGAGGACGAGTACGCCCGGATGGTCGAATTCTTCGAAGGCATGGCCGAGGAGCGCGGCATCGTGCTGGACTGCGCCGGCAGCGGGACCGTGCGGGCCGATCCGCAGTTGCTGCGCCGCGCGCTGGCCAACCTGCTGTCGAATGCGATCCGCCACGCCTGCCCCGGCAGCACCGTCACGCTGGCGGCCGCGACTGTCGCCGGCGCAACCGAACTGTCGGTCACGAACCGGGGCGATCCGATCGCCGCGCACGACCTGCCGCACCTGTTCGAGCGCTTTTACAGGGCCGACGCGTCGCGCAGCGCAGGCGCCGGTTCCACCGGGCTCGGATTGTCGATCGTCAGCGCCATCATGACCCTCCATGGTGGCCGGGCGGAAGTGCGTCCCGGGCCCGGCCTGACGCGCTTTGTCCTGCTGTTTCCCTGA
- a CDS encoding gamma-glutamyl-gamma-aminobutyrate hydrolase family protein: MRPIVIVPACTRDFGEHPYHAAQHKYVDAIVLGADCAPMILPSLGKDLDLETMLQLCDGIMLTGSASNVHPSYYSEEVLDPSLPQDPARDETTLPLIRAAVGRGIPIIAICRGFQEMNVALGGSLHQAVQLVEGKFDHRENPELGMDEQYGDAHKIQLTPGGMLHAIVGADEIPVNSLHGQGVNELAPGLVIEARAEDGLVEAFSVGAAPGFTLAVQWHPEWRITHNPYSMKMFGAFGQACRDYRARKQGRP, translated from the coding sequence ATGCGCCCCATCGTAATCGTTCCAGCATGCACGCGTGACTTCGGCGAACACCCGTACCACGCGGCCCAGCACAAGTATGTCGACGCCATCGTCCTCGGCGCCGACTGCGCGCCCATGATCCTTCCCTCCCTCGGCAAGGACCTGGACCTGGAGACAATGCTGCAACTGTGCGATGGCATCATGCTCACCGGTTCGGCCTCGAACGTCCACCCCAGCTATTACTCGGAAGAAGTGCTCGACCCGTCGCTGCCGCAAGATCCGGCGCGCGACGAAACGACCTTGCCCCTGATCCGGGCGGCTGTCGGACGGGGCATTCCGATCATCGCGATCTGCCGCGGTTTCCAGGAGATGAACGTGGCCCTCGGGGGCTCGCTGCACCAGGCGGTGCAGCTGGTGGAAGGTAAATTCGACCACCGCGAAAACCCCGAACTCGGCATGGATGAACAATACGGCGACGCCCACAAGATTCAGTTGACCCCGGGCGGCATGCTGCACGCGATCGTCGGCGCCGACGAAATTCCCGTCAATTCGCTGCACGGGCAGGGCGTCAACGAACTGGCGCCGGGACTGGTGATCGAGGCCAGGGCCGAAGACGGTCTGGTGGAGGCGTTCTCGGTCGGCGCCGCGCCCGGTTTTACGCTGGCGGTGCAATGGCACCCCGAGTGGCGCATCACGCACAATCCGTATTCCATGAAGATGTTCGGCGCCTTCGGCCAGGCTTGCCGCGACTACCGCGCCAGGAAACAGGGGCGCCCATGA
- a CDS encoding glutamine synthetase family protein, which yields MAIRENFSYTDMDEWLNAKRVTEIECLVPDLTGVARGKILPRIKFTEERGMRLPEAVLGMTVTGNSPIGDDAYDRAISSTDRDMILKADPTTITMVPWAVDPTAQVIHDCYFADGSLVDFAPRSVLRRVLKLYAEKGWTPLVAPELEFYLTAKNIDPDLPLAAPIGRSGRAETSRQVYSIDAVNEFDPLFEDIYDYCDLMNLDVDTLIHEIGAGQMEINFQHGDPLGLADKVFYFKRTLREAALKHDMYATFMAKPMAGEPGSAMHVHQSVVDAKTGRNIFSDADGNASKLFYQYIGGLQRYMPSAMAIVAPYVNSYRRIVRHTAAPINLQWGIDNRTVGFRVPVSGAQDRRIENRIIGADANPYLALAVTLACGYLGMVDALEPTPIVEGSAYKMPVELPQGLPEALQHVRGEARLREVLGDRFIDVYSAIKELEHQEFMTVISPWEREHLLLHV from the coding sequence ATGGCAATCCGCGAGAATTTTTCCTATACCGACATGGACGAGTGGCTCAATGCCAAGCGCGTCACCGAAATCGAATGCCTGGTCCCCGACCTGACCGGCGTTGCCCGCGGCAAGATCCTGCCCCGGATTAAATTTACCGAAGAGCGAGGCATGCGCCTGCCGGAAGCCGTGCTCGGCATGACCGTGACCGGCAATTCCCCGATCGGCGACGACGCCTACGACCGCGCCATTTCCAGCACCGACCGCGACATGATCCTGAAGGCGGACCCGACCACCATCACGATGGTGCCCTGGGCCGTCGATCCGACCGCGCAGGTGATCCACGACTGTTATTTTGCCGACGGCAGCCTGGTCGACTTCGCTCCGCGCTCGGTGCTGCGCCGGGTGTTGAAACTGTATGCGGAGAAGGGCTGGACGCCGCTGGTCGCGCCCGAGCTCGAGTTTTATTTGACGGCGAAGAACATCGACCCGGACTTGCCGCTGGCCGCGCCGATCGGCCGCAGCGGCCGCGCCGAGACCAGCCGCCAGGTCTACAGCATCGACGCCGTCAACGAATTCGATCCGCTGTTCGAGGACATCTACGATTACTGCGACCTGATGAACCTCGACGTCGACACCCTGATCCACGAGATCGGCGCCGGCCAGATGGAAATCAATTTCCAGCACGGCGATCCGCTCGGCCTGGCCGACAAGGTGTTTTACTTTAAGCGCACGCTGAGGGAAGCGGCATTGAAACACGACATGTACGCCACCTTCATGGCCAAGCCGATGGCCGGCGAACCGGGTTCGGCGATGCACGTGCACCAGAGCGTGGTCGACGCCAAAACCGGGCGCAACATCTTCAGCGACGCCGACGGCAATGCATCGAAACTGTTCTACCAGTACATCGGCGGCCTGCAGCGCTATATGCCTTCGGCCATGGCGATCGTCGCGCCTTACGTCAACTCGTATCGCCGCATCGTGCGCCACACGGCCGCGCCGATCAACCTGCAATGGGGCATCGACAACCGCACGGTCGGCTTCCGCGTGCCGGTCTCGGGCGCACAGGACCGCCGCATCGAAAACCGCATCATCGGCGCCGACGCCAATCCGTATCTGGCGCTGGCGGTGACGCTGGCCTGCGGCTACCTCGGCATGGTCGACGCGCTCGAGCCGACCCCGATCGTCGAGGGCAGCGCCTACAAAATGCCGGTCGAACTGCCGCAGGGCTTGCCGGAAGCGCTGCAGCATGTGCGCGGCGAGGCGCGCCTGCGCGAAGTGCTGGGCGACCGTTTTATCGACGTGTACTCCGCGATCAAGGAACTCGAGCACCAGGAGTTCATGACCGTGATCAGCCCGTGGGAGCGCGAACACCTGTTATTGCACGTATGA
- a CDS encoding aspartate aminotransferase family protein yields MATDETAVLAASITSLNASTAEAFDTRAIQELDAAHFLHPFTDHAALRDKGVRVMVRGQGVHLWDSEGQQLIDGMSGLWCVNVGYGRTSISQAVYRQMETLPFYNSFFNTTNVPAVQLAAELVALAPPQFSHVFFTGSGSEANDTIVRMVRRYWDILGQSERQVVISRQNAYHGSTMAGASLGGMAGMHAQGGLPIPGIRHIGQPNYAEHGHGLSENAFGLVAAGWLEDEILAVGADKVAAFIGEPVQGAGGVIIPPPTYWPEVQRICDKYGILLVADEVICGFGRLGAWFGSELMGMRPDLISFAKGVTSGYVPLGGVLVGKRVAHALVEKGGDFNHGFTYSGHPVACAAALENLRILREERLIEKVALETGPHLKAAFTELATHPLVGHAESCGMVAGLNLVRAKGTSVHDCVRFDPALHVGMVCRGHMFDNGVIMRAVGDRMIVAPPLVMTKTEIDEMAARIRDCLDLTLADVRSRGWM; encoded by the coding sequence ATGGCAACCGACGAAACGGCGGTGCTTGCCGCCAGCATCACTTCCTTGAACGCTTCCACCGCGGAAGCGTTCGACACGCGCGCCATCCAGGAACTCGATGCCGCGCACTTCCTGCACCCCTTCACCGACCACGCGGCGCTACGCGACAAGGGCGTGCGCGTGATGGTGCGCGGGCAGGGCGTCCACTTGTGGGATTCCGAAGGGCAGCAGCTGATCGACGGCATGTCGGGCCTGTGGTGCGTCAACGTCGGCTATGGCCGCACCTCGATCTCGCAGGCGGTCTACCGGCAGATGGAAACGCTGCCCTTCTATAACAGCTTTTTTAATACGACCAATGTGCCGGCGGTGCAACTGGCGGCGGAACTGGTGGCGCTGGCGCCGCCGCAGTTCAGCCACGTGTTCTTCACCGGCTCCGGCTCGGAAGCGAACGACACGATCGTGCGCATGGTGCGGCGCTACTGGGACATCCTCGGCCAGAGCGAGCGCCAGGTCGTCATCAGCCGCCAGAATGCCTATCACGGCAGCACGATGGCCGGCGCCTCGCTGGGCGGCATGGCGGGCATGCATGCCCAGGGCGGCCTGCCGATTCCCGGCATCCGCCACATCGGCCAGCCGAACTATGCCGAACACGGGCATGGGCTGAGCGAAAACGCGTTTGGTCTCGTGGCGGCAGGCTGGCTGGAAGACGAAATCCTGGCCGTCGGAGCGGACAAGGTCGCCGCCTTCATCGGCGAGCCGGTGCAGGGCGCGGGCGGGGTCATCATCCCGCCGCCGACCTACTGGCCGGAAGTGCAGCGCATCTGCGACAAGTACGGCATCCTGCTCGTCGCCGACGAGGTCATCTGCGGCTTCGGGCGGCTCGGCGCCTGGTTCGGTTCCGAACTGATGGGAATGCGGCCAGACCTGATCAGCTTTGCCAAGGGCGTGACTTCGGGCTATGTGCCGCTCGGGGGCGTATTGGTCGGTAAACGCGTGGCGCACGCGCTGGTCGAGAAGGGCGGCGATTTCAACCACGGTTTTACGTATTCCGGCCATCCCGTGGCCTGCGCCGCGGCGCTGGAAAACCTGCGCATCCTGCGCGAGGAGCGCTTGATTGAAAAGGTGGCGCTGGAAACCGGGCCGCATTTAAAAGCGGCGTTCACCGAGCTGGCGACGCATCCGCTGGTCGGTCACGCCGAGAGTTGCGGCATGGTGGCGGGGTTGAACCTGGTGCGCGCGAAAGGTACATCGGTGCACGACTGCGTCCGCTTCGATCCTGCGCTGCATGTGGGGATGGTATGCCGCGGGCACATGTTTGACAACGGCGTCATCATGCGCGCGGTGGGCGACCGGATGATCGTGGCGCCGCCGCTGGTGATGACGAAAACGGAGATCGACGAGATGGCGGCGCGGATCCGGGATTGCCTGGATTTGACGCTGGCCGATGTGCGCAGCCGTGGCTGGATGTGA
- a CDS encoding IS481 family transposase: MPWKESSKMSSRLEFVMLASAPGANIRALCRAFSVSPKSAYLWMDRYRQEGPAGLSDRSRQPLTSPNRSDAQLEAQVLALHDQYPCWGGRKLAALLPDGMAKPHHNTIAAILRRNGRRLVPHADVTERTHTRFEHEAPNLLWQMDFKGHIALTDKRAGRCHPLTVLDDHSRFAICLAACSGEDGMQVRTALTQAFLIYGLPQRITCDNGPPWGTSGHGTLSKLEIWLTRLGIRVSHSRPYHPQTQGKDERFHRTLKRELLDRSGFNTIDSCQSAFNGWRDQYNLIRPHEALGQRPPVTRYTPSARPFPSSLPPIEYDEGDDVRKVRRHGQLHFRGRDYFVGEGLLDELVAVRPTAEEGVYRVFFCERELRMIDLRNPG; this comes from the coding sequence ATGCCTTGGAAGGAGAGTTCCAAAATGTCTTCTCGCCTTGAATTCGTGATGTTGGCGTCGGCGCCGGGAGCCAACATACGGGCGCTGTGCCGTGCATTCAGCGTCAGTCCCAAGAGCGCATACTTGTGGATGGACCGCTACCGCCAGGAAGGGCCGGCCGGCTTGAGTGACCGGTCACGCCAGCCCCTGACGTCGCCGAATCGGAGCGATGCTCAGCTCGAGGCTCAGGTGTTGGCGCTGCATGACCAGTATCCGTGCTGGGGTGGGCGCAAGCTGGCCGCCTTGCTACCGGACGGGATGGCCAAGCCGCATCACAACACCATCGCCGCAATCTTGCGGCGTAATGGCCGTCGTTTAGTGCCCCACGCCGACGTTACCGAGCGAACGCACACCCGTTTCGAACACGAAGCGCCCAATTTACTGTGGCAGATGGATTTCAAAGGCCATATTGCGTTGACCGACAAGCGCGCTGGGCGCTGTCATCCGCTGACCGTCCTGGACGACCACTCCCGCTTTGCAATCTGTCTGGCTGCTTGCTCGGGCGAAGATGGCATGCAGGTGCGAACAGCCTTGACCCAGGCGTTTCTGATCTACGGCTTGCCGCAACGGATCACATGCGACAACGGTCCGCCCTGGGGAACGTCGGGGCATGGCACACTCTCCAAGCTGGAAATCTGGCTGACGCGCCTGGGCATCCGCGTCAGCCATAGCCGTCCTTACCATCCTCAGACGCAGGGCAAGGACGAGCGCTTTCACCGCACGCTTAAACGCGAATTGCTCGACCGTTCAGGCTTCAACACCATCGACTCATGTCAGAGCGCCTTCAACGGCTGGCGTGACCAGTACAACCTCATCCGTCCTCACGAAGCGCTTGGACAGCGCCCACCAGTGACGCGCTACACACCCAGCGCCAGACCGTTTCCATCGAGCCTGCCACCTATCGAATACGACGAGGGAGACGACGTGCGCAAAGTGCGCCGGCATGGCCAGCTGCACTTCCGCGGACGCGACTATTTTGTCGGCGAGGGGCTGCTCGATGAACTCGTCGCCGTGCGTCCAACGGCTGAGGAAGGCGTCTACAGGGTGTTTTTCTGCGAGCGGGAACTACGAATGATCGACCTACGAAACCCCGGCTAG
- a CDS encoding IS3 family transposase (programmed frameshift), which yields MARERRLFSEEFKREAVKLVGQPGASKAAIARDLGIGANLLGRWCRDANVDAEVTGGGEKVSTQEYERMRRELAKVKTERDILKKAPRLLRSRPQVKYGFIAKYRAIWPTRTMCRLLGVSSSGFYDWLGRPISAHERENAQLLKAIKHSHEASDGTYGSPRVVRDLIDAGFACSENRVARLMKAAGIKARHKRRRAPGQLDSPVHAIAPNLLDRQFEAPGPNQKWAADFTYVWTGEGWLFVAVVLDLYSRRVVGWSMQPTMTAQLVMDALLMAIFRRGRPRAVLHHSDQGSQYTSEDFQRLLESHGIVCSMSRRGNCWDNAAMESFFSTLKTERLSKKHYRTRDDLRADVFDYIERFYNPRRRHSTLGYISPVQFENLKCA from the exons ATGGCACGTGAAAGACGGTTGTTTTCAGAAGAGTTCAAGCGCGAGGCAGTCAAGCTGGTAGGCCAGCCTGGTGCAAGCAAGGCGGCGATCGCCCGCGACCTTGGCATTGGCGCCAATTTGCTGGGGCGGTGGTGCAGAGACGCCAACGTGGATGCAGAGGTTACGGGCGGGGGCGAGAAGGTATCGACCCAGGAATATGAGCGCATGCGGCGCGAGCTGGCAAAGGTCAAGACGGAGCGCGACATCTTAAAAAAGGCGC CTCGGCTACTTCGCAGCCGACCTCAAGTGAAGTACGGCTTCATCGCCAAATATAGAGCCATCTGGCCAACGCGAACGATGTGTCGTCTGCTTGGTGTGTCGAGCAGTGGTTTTTACGACTGGCTCGGCCGACCAATAAGTGCGCATGAACGTGAGAATGCGCAGCTCCTCAAGGCGATCAAGCACAGCCACGAAGCCAGCGATGGCACATACGGTTCGCCGCGCGTAGTGCGAGACCTTATCGATGCTGGCTTTGCCTGCAGTGAGAACCGCGTGGCACGGCTGATGAAAGCTGCCGGCATCAAGGCCCGCCACAAGCGTCGCCGCGCACCTGGGCAGCTCGATTCGCCAGTCCACGCCATCGCGCCGAACCTGCTGGACCGGCAATTTGAAGCGCCAGGCCCGAACCAGAAATGGGCTGCTGACTTTACTTACGTATGGACTGGCGAAGGCTGGCTGTTTGTCGCTGTCGTCCTTGACCTGTACTCGCGGCGTGTGGTGGGCTGGTCGATGCAACCGACCATGACAGCGCAGCTGGTAATGGATGCCCTGCTGATGGCCATCTTCCGCCGCGGCCGGCCTCGGGCAGTATTGCATCACTCGGACCAGGGCTCGCAATACACCAGCGAAGACTTCCAGCGCTTGCTCGAATCGCACGGCATCGTTTGCAGCATGAGCCGTCGCGGCAACTGCTGGGACAACGCTGCAATGGAAAGCTTCTTTTCGACGCTGAAAACCGAGCGGCTGAGCAAAAAGCACTACCGGACCAGGGATGATTTACGGGCAGACGTGTTCGACTATATCGAAAGGTTCTACAATCCACGCCGGCGTCATTCCACTCTCGGGTATATCAGCCCGGTACAGTTTGAAAACCTAAAATGCGCCTAA